GTTTCCCCTCTATTTAGTAAAATATTTAATATAGCACTTATTTTATCAATTGGACCTCTTTTGGCTTTACCAAGAACAGGAGCTACAGCTTTTGAGATGTTGGTTCCTCAAAATATAGAAAATTTTCAAATGTATAAATTTGTTTTTTTAACAATATTTTTTGCAGTAACTATTTTATTTTCATTAAAGTCAAGTAAGGTTGTAGATAGAGTGGGAGCTATTCTCACTCCAATACTTCTTCTAGTATTAGCAATAATAATATTTAAAGGAGTATTTTCTCCACTAGGAGAGCCTAAAATAATGGAAGCAGCAACACCATTCAAATATGGATTTCTTAATGGATATCAGACAATGGATACCCTTGCAGCAATAGTGTTTTCAGAAATTATATTGAAATCAATAAGAAAAGGAAGAAATCTTGATGCAGCAGAGGAGTTTTCATTTTTAATAAAAGTAAGTTTTATAGCTATAGGAGGTCTCACAATAGTATATGGAGGACTTGTATATATTGGTGGGACAGCAACTGGAGTATTGGTACAGGGAATAGGAAGTACAGAACTTCTTTCTACTATAGTAGCTCTTCTTTTAGGAAAAATAGGAAAAATTGTACTTGGAATATGTGTAGCAGGTGCCTGTCTTACTACTGCTATTGGACTTACTGCAACAGTGGGAGATTATTTCAGTGGGCTTTTAAAAATAGCATATGAAAAAATAGTAATACTTACAGTCATAATCAGTTTTATTTTTGCAAGTTTTGGAGTAGATGTTATAGTTAAATT
The Fusobacterium sp. DNA segment above includes these coding regions:
- the brnQ gene encoding branched-chain amino acid transport system II carrier protein, yielding MYKKKDVVLTGFALFAMLFGAGNLIFPPVVGFINGNNWVVSSVGFILTGAGFPLLAIIAAAVAGKDLDSFATRVSPLFSKIFNIALILSIGPLLALPRTGATAFEMLVPQNIENFQMYKFVFLTIFFAVTILFSLKSSKVVDRVGAILTPILLLVLAIIIFKGVFSPLGEPKIMEAATPFKYGFLNGYQTMDTLAAIVFSEIILKSIRKGRNLDAAEEFSFLIKVSFIAIGGLTIVYGGLVYIGGTATGVLVQGIGSTELLSTIVALLLGKIGKIVLGICVAGACLTTAIGLTATVGDYFSGLLKIAYEKIVILTVIISFIFASFGVDVIVKLAVPVLVFIYPISIALIFLNFMKNIIKNDNVYVGTVIGTGIVSAYEAMQVMGINIELFNTIYSKLPLESFGLSWVLPGILGGIIFSFFKKY